The Silvibacterium dinghuense DNA window CGGCGCGTAGGCGAGTGGATTCTGTTGGATTACGTGGACCTGGTCGTGCACGTATTTCTGGCAGAGCGCCGCGCTTATTACGATATTGAGCGGCTGAGAAAATCGGCACGCTCCGTCGACCTCGAAGAGCTGCGTGCGGCGCTCACGCAGAAGACGCTTGCTGTCCGCAAGAAGACTGCGGCCAGGAAGGCTGTCGTGAAAAAGGCAGTTGCCGGCGCAGCCGCGAAGCCGGCAAAGAAGGCTGCAGCCAAAAAGGCTCCTGCAAAGAAGGCAGCGGTAAAGAAGACCGTCGCCGGGAAGCCGGCTGTCAAGAAGGCCACGGCAAAGAAGACTGCGGCCAAAAAAGCTGCGCGGCCGGCAGAGAAGAGCCGGGCGCGAAAGGCCGGCTCGTCGAAATAAGGCGCGTTTTTCGGCGAGCAGTCCGTAGCCTCTGTTGTTCTTGGTCCATGTTTCCCTGTTGCGAATAGGATCTCCCTCCACCGGAGCCAGAGCAGATTGCTTCTGTGCTCTGCGTGGTGCAGGCGGCGTGAGCGCAGTTTTTGTTTTGGCGTCTGTCCGTGTTGTAGATAGCCTGCTGGAGAGAGCGGTCCTCATGGACGCGAGGCCCGCAGGCTGGTGGATGTAAAGCAACGGAGAGCGGATTCCCTTGAATCACGGAACAGCGGCACATCAGGAGAAGGCTGGCCCTGAAGCTGGCACAGAGGACGATATGCAAGGCTGGCCTCCCGAGTTGTGCCGAGTCATCCTGCAGGCCTCTCCCTGGCCGATGTTCGTGATGGACTGCCAGGAGTGCCGCATCGTCGAGGTCAACCAGGCTGCGGTGCGCAAGTATGGCCTGAGCCGGGAGACCTTCCTCGCAGAAGGCATCGAGCGGCTGATTCCGCCCGAGTATCGCGACGAGCTTCGCCTCACCCTCGGCGCGGGAATAGAGGGGGCCAGCCGCGAGCTCCTGACGGAGCATCTGCTGGGCGGAGTCCGCATCCCGGTTGAAGTGTTTTCCTTCCCTGTCTCCTGGAATGACCGCGTCTCCCGCTTTTCGATTGTCCGTTACCCGCTGCAACCGGAAAGCGTGCGTCCACTCCGCTCTTCCGGAAGGATCGTCCGCCGCGACCTGGACACGTTGCAGAGCGGCAGCGCCGCGCACGATTTCAATAATCTGCTGACCGTGATTCTGGCGGTTGCCGAGCAGATGCAGGAAGGCGAGGGAGATCCCGAGCAGCAGGCGCAGCTGATTTCGAAGACGGTGCGGAACGCGCAGGATCTGGCCGCGCAGAGGCTCTTGCAGGGCCATCAGCAGCAGGCGCGCCGGGAGCAGATCCAGCTGAATCGCGTATTGGAAGAGCAGGGC harbors:
- the rsfS gene encoding ribosome silencing factor, giving the protein MVSNEVRAMVMAAAAACEDKKAEDTRILELDSADSGFADFFLVTSGTNERQTVAIADEVELRLKREFGLLPNSVEGRRVGEWILLDYVDLVVHVFLAERRAYYDIERLRKSARSVDLEELRAALTQKTLAVRKKTAARKAVVKKAVAGAAAKPAKKAAAKKAPAKKAAVKKTVAGKPAVKKATAKKTAAKKAARPAEKSRARKAGSSK